Proteins encoded by one window of Candidatus Methylomirabilota bacterium:
- a CDS encoding ABC transporter permease — protein sequence MKGILKIAYKLLVNDRAKFAALLVGITFAVFLMIQMTSIFAGILSKASATVTNVGAKVWVMDRAVTTVAASIPLPDYILDAVRSIDGVKYAVPLYSGAALVKLRSGVYQSVTVLGLDDTSLFGRPELLEGQIEDIYAENGFVVVKDEEFSKLGNPRLGTEFEINDHRGVIVGVAKVATSGLFGLPTLYTTFNRAIQYIPSTRYTISYILVEPKNSEAIPSIKQQVERLGYEALTEDEFSRRISDFYKYQTGLGTNILLMTVISFIVGLSISGQTFYTFILENLDKFGALKAIGAKGSELIYMILFQAGFTALTGYGLGIGLCALLITIAKIRLPSYASMITYANLGLAFVMVLIIAAVSSYIAVRKVLKIEPFDIFRG from the coding sequence GTGAAAGGAATCCTCAAGATCGCCTATAAACTCTTAGTCAACGACAGAGCCAAATTTGCCGCATTATTGGTGGGGATCACATTTGCGGTGTTCCTGATGATTCAGATGACGTCCATTTTTGCCGGGATCTTAAGCAAGGCCTCCGCCACCGTTACAAACGTCGGCGCCAAGGTGTGGGTGATGGACCGGGCAGTCACAACGGTTGCAGCCAGCATCCCCCTGCCGGATTACATACTGGACGCCGTCCGAAGCATCGACGGCGTCAAGTATGCTGTTCCGCTCTATTCCGGAGCGGCCCTTGTCAAGCTTCGGAGCGGTGTGTATCAATCGGTCACGGTCCTGGGTCTGGACGATACCAGTCTGTTTGGCAGGCCCGAGCTTCTCGAAGGGCAGATCGAGGATATCTATGCAGAGAATGGGTTTGTCGTCGTCAAGGACGAAGAGTTCTCCAAGCTGGGGAATCCGAGGCTCGGCACCGAATTTGAGATCAACGACCATCGAGGCGTCATCGTGGGCGTTGCGAAGGTGGCGACCAGCGGACTCTTCGGCCTGCCGACCCTATACACCACATTTAATAGAGCGATCCAATATATTCCATCTACGAGATACACCATCTCCTATATCTTGGTTGAGCCAAAGAACAGCGAGGCCATCCCCTCCATCAAACAGCAGGTCGAAAGGTTGGGGTATGAGGCCCTGACGGAAGACGAATTCAGTCGGAGGATCTCTGACTTCTATAAGTATCAGACGGGCCTCGGCACGAATATACTCTTGATGACCGTTATAAGCTTTATCGTGGGTCTGTCTATTTCAGGGCAAACCTTTTATACGTTCATCCTGGAGAACCTTGATAAGTTCGGAGCCCTGAAGGCGATTGGGGCTAAAGGCTCCGAGCTGATCTACATGATACTCTTTCAGGCCGGTTTCACCGCACTCACGGGCTATGGTCTTGGGATCGGCTTGTGCGCGCTCCTCATCACCATCGCAAAGATCCGGCTCCCCAGTTATGCGTCCATGATCACGTATGCCAATCTGGGGCTCGCCTTTGTCATGGTCCTGATTATCGCGGCGGTGTCCAGTTATATTGCGGTCAGAAAAGTGCTCAAGATCGAGCCGTTCGATATTTTCAGGGGCTAG
- a CDS encoding ABC transporter ATP-binding protein, with protein sequence MARPAIRAEGLAKWFGEGDAKTYAVRSVTFDAYFGELLYIVGPSGSGKTTLLSMISGILRPNSGTVHVEDIEVWSLPPDRIADFRLKTVGFVFQDYHLFPRLTTVENVAIPLILKRREWNESINEAMRYLEIVGLKERAHLPPVKLSTGEQQRVAIARAIVGGPDILIFDEPTASLDGATGKRILEFVKKEILNQDRCIVTVTHDNRIFEYADRILKMEDGHLVGIDKGEIR encoded by the coding sequence ATGGCGCGTCCGGCGATCAGAGCAGAGGGACTGGCCAAATGGTTCGGGGAAGGTGATGCCAAAACCTATGCGGTAAGAAGCGTGACCTTTGACGCGTACTTCGGGGAACTGCTCTACATCGTGGGTCCTTCCGGGAGCGGGAAAACAACGTTGTTGAGCATGATCTCCGGGATCCTTCGGCCGAATTCCGGCACGGTGCACGTGGAGGATATCGAGGTGTGGAGCTTGCCCCCCGATCGGATTGCCGATTTCAGATTGAAGACGGTGGGATTTGTGTTTCAGGATTATCACCTCTTTCCACGCCTGACGACCGTCGAGAACGTAGCCATTCCCCTTATCCTGAAACGACGCGAGTGGAATGAATCGATCAACGAGGCGATGCGTTATTTGGAGATCGTCGGGCTCAAGGAGAGGGCGCATCTGCCTCCGGTCAAGTTAAGCACCGGGGAGCAGCAGCGGGTTGCGATCGCGCGAGCGATCGTCGGCGGTCCGGATATCCTGATATTTGACGAGCCGACCGCGTCCCTTGACGGGGCCACAGGAAAAAGAATCCTGGAGTTTGTGAAGAAGGAGATCCTGAATCAGGATCGGTGTATTGTGACTGTTACCCATGACAACAGGATCTTCGAATATGCGGACCGAATATTAAAGATGGAGGACGGACACCTCGTGGGAATCGACAAAGGGGAAATTCGGTGA
- a CDS encoding biotin/lipoyl-binding protein, translated as MRNKIIFALSILGVLTGLVSAYLYGTHKKPLPPAFNPAPNPYAKGIYATGIIESYQTSGQNINIYPEVPGTITQILVAEGAHVRQGTLLLLIDDSIQRATVEQQRSQAEAALTLLQELKAQPRKENLEIAKAQVEYASASLKSAQDELDKQSRLHELYPKGLSRETLDNAINAVKVAKANLDVVRRQYELTKAGAWTYDIANQERQYEAASKAFRASSALLAKYTIKAPVDGVILSVKATVGSYISPQGTYDAYTQGLSPILVMGSSQAYLGVRCYIDEILIHRLPPASQMRAQMFIRGTNTSIPLQYVRVQPYVSPKIALSNERTERVDVRVLPVIFRFEKPKEIDLYPGQLVDVYVGEK; from the coding sequence GTGAGGAATAAGATCATCTTTGCGCTTTCCATTCTTGGTGTTCTCACGGGATTGGTGAGCGCCTATCTGTACGGAACCCACAAAAAGCCGCTGCCTCCGGCGTTTAATCCGGCGCCGAATCCTTACGCCAAAGGCATCTATGCGACCGGCATCATTGAAAGCTACCAGACCAGCGGGCAGAATATCAACATCTATCCTGAGGTACCAGGCACCATTACACAGATTCTGGTTGCCGAAGGAGCGCACGTGCGTCAGGGCACGCTGCTGCTTCTGATCGATGATTCCATTCAGCGGGCAACGGTCGAGCAGCAGAGGTCGCAGGCGGAAGCGGCGCTGACGCTGCTTCAAGAGCTCAAAGCCCAGCCCAGGAAAGAGAATCTGGAAATCGCAAAAGCGCAGGTAGAGTATGCGAGCGCTAGCCTCAAAAGCGCGCAAGACGAGTTGGATAAACAAAGCCGGTTGCATGAACTTTACCCCAAAGGACTGAGCAGGGAGACGCTTGATAACGCGATCAACGCGGTTAAGGTCGCCAAGGCGAATCTCGACGTCGTCCGCAGACAATACGAACTCACAAAAGCCGGCGCCTGGACCTATGACATAGCGAATCAGGAAAGACAGTACGAGGCGGCGTCAAAAGCGTTCAGGGCTTCAAGCGCGTTGCTGGCCAAGTACACGATAAAGGCGCCGGTGGATGGCGTGATCCTCTCAGTCAAGGCTACGGTTGGCAGCTATATCTCCCCCCAAGGGACGTATGACGCTTATACCCAGGGACTGAGCCCCATCCTCGTTATGGGAAGTTCACAGGCTTACCTTGGAGTCAGATGCTACATTGACGAGATACTTATCCACAGACTGCCTCCGGCTTCACAGATGCGTGCGCAGATGTTTATTCGAGGGACGAACACCAGCATACCTCTGCAGTATGTGCGCGTGCAGCCCTATGTATCACCGAAGATCGCATTGTCAAACGAAAGAACTGAGAGGGTCGATGTGAGGGTGTTACCGGTCATCTTCCGGTTTGAGAAGCCGAAGGAGATCGATCTCTATCCCGGGCAACTGGTGGATGTGTATGTTGGAGAGAAGTGA
- a CDS encoding ATP-binding cassette domain-containing protein: MAVRRTEAVRTVELTKRFGEVIAVDAVSLEVPAGQLFGLIGPNGAGKSTMIKMLTTLLSSTRGRAWVAGFDVTTQPAEVRRRIGYVPQLLSADGALTGYENLLVSARLYGVDRATQGRRIHEALDLMGLKDAAHTLVRAYSGGMIRRLEIAQGMLHRPSVLFMDEPTVGLDPVARRTVWAHVRELQSLFGTTMVLTTHYMEEVEALCKAVAIIHQGRIVAMGSPAELKAPVGAGASLDDVFVHFTGAAIEAGGGYREVRRTRRTAQALS; this comes from the coding sequence ATGGCGGTAAGACGAACGGAGGCTGTCCGCACGGTCGAATTGACTAAACGATTCGGCGAAGTGATCGCCGTGGACGCGGTCTCGCTGGAGGTTCCCGCGGGGCAGCTTTTCGGCCTGATCGGTCCGAACGGGGCGGGGAAGAGCACCATGATCAAGATGCTGACGACACTCCTCTCCTCCACCCGAGGCCGAGCGTGGGTCGCGGGGTTCGATGTGACAACCCAGCCCGCCGAGGTCCGCCGCCGGATCGGCTACGTTCCCCAGCTCCTCTCCGCAGACGGTGCGCTCACCGGGTATGAGAACCTGCTGGTATCGGCTCGACTGTACGGCGTGGATCGAGCAACGCAGGGGCGACGGATTCATGAGGCTCTGGATCTCATGGGGCTCAAGGATGCCGCTCACACCTTGGTTCGAGCCTACTCCGGGGGGATGATTCGCCGGCTGGAGATCGCCCAGGGGATGCTTCACCGCCCCTCCGTCCTTTTTATGGACGAGCCCACCGTGGGCCTCGATCCTGTAGCCCGCCGGACGGTCTGGGCGCACGTCCGGGAGCTCCAGAGTCTCTTCGGAACAACAATGGTGCTCACCACGCACTACATGGAGGAGGTCGAGGCGCTGTGTAAGGCGGTGGCGATCATCCACCAGGGCCGGATCGTGGCTATGGGCTCCCCGGCGGAGCTCAAAGCGCCAGTGGGCGCGGGTGCGAGCCTAGACGACGTATTTGTCCACTTTACAGGAGCCGCGATCGAGGCAGGAGGGGGCTACCGCGAGGTCCGACGTACCCGCCGGACGGCCCAGGCATTATCATGA
- a CDS encoding ABC transporter permease codes for MTRLSIFARHVWAIADAEIRKLRHDPWELLTRAVQPTLWLLVFGEVMGGVRGLPTGGFAYLDFLVPGILAQSVLFVAIFYGISVIWERDLGILQKYLVSPAPRTALVLGKAVSAGVRGLSQAVIVYLLAFLLGIATKFQPMAILGVLVLIVLGAALFSTLSLIVACLVKTRERFMGIGQVLTMPIFFASNAIYPLSLMPTWLRTISIANPLTYQVDGLRTLMLQGGASGLGLELDFAVLLGTTALLVILAAGLYPRMVT; via the coding sequence ATGACGCGACTGAGTATCTTTGCGCGACACGTCTGGGCGATTGCCGATGCCGAGATTCGCAAACTGCGCCATGATCCGTGGGAATTGCTTACCCGGGCGGTGCAGCCTACGTTATGGCTGCTTGTGTTCGGAGAGGTGATGGGTGGGGTCCGCGGGCTGCCCACTGGGGGCTTCGCCTACTTGGATTTTCTGGTACCCGGCATCCTCGCACAAAGCGTACTGTTCGTCGCAATCTTCTACGGCATCTCCGTCATCTGGGAGCGCGACCTTGGGATCCTGCAGAAGTATCTGGTGAGTCCGGCTCCGCGGACGGCCCTCGTACTCGGAAAGGCGGTCTCGGCCGGGGTCCGCGGCCTCTCGCAGGCCGTGATCGTCTACCTGCTGGCGTTCCTTCTCGGGATCGCAACGAAGTTTCAGCCTATGGCCATTCTCGGTGTGCTTGTCCTGATTGTGCTCGGCGCGGCGCTCTTCTCCACCCTCTCGCTGATCGTTGCGTGTCTCGTCAAGACCCGGGAACGCTTCATGGGTATCGGGCAGGTGTTGACCATGCCGATCTTCTTCGCCAGCAACGCTATCTACCCGCTCAGCCTGATGCCGACCTGGCTCCGGACGATCTCGATCGCCAATCCGCTGACCTACCAGGTGGACGGACTCCGAACGCTGATGCTTCAGGGTGGGGCGAGCGGGTTGGGCCTTGAGCTCGACTTCGCCGTCCTGCTTGGGACCACGGCGCTGCTGGTCATCCTCGCCGCGGGCCTGTATCCCAGGATGGTTACGTAA
- a CDS encoding ester cyclase: MSIEDNKRLVRRLYEETDKQNFAALDEFFSADLIDHDPPPIPDLKPGLEGIKQAFKVFASAYPDGTHVIHDLIAEGDRVVVRVSGTGTQMGEFKGIKPTGKKVEMTGIVIYRIEGGKIVERWAQHNFLGFVMQQLGVVSPSGPES, encoded by the coding sequence ATGTCGATCGAAGACAACAAGCGTCTGGTGCGTCGTCTCTACGAGGAGACTGATAAGCAGAATTTCGCGGCGCTGGATGAGTTCTTCTCCGCCGATCTGATCGATCACGATCCACCGCCGATCCCCGATCTGAAGCCCGGACTGGAAGGAATCAAGCAGGCGTTCAAGGTGTTTGCGAGCGCGTACCCTGATGGTACCCATGTTATCCACGATCTGATTGCCGAGGGCGACAGGGTAGTGGTGCGAGTGAGCGGAACCGGGACGCAGATGGGGGAGTTCAAGGGTATCAAGCCAACCGGAAAGAAGGTAGAGATGACCGGCATTGTCATCTACCGGATCGAAGGCGGGAAGATCGTGGAGCGATGGGCGCAGCACAACTTCCTTGGGTTCGTCATGCAGCAGCTAGGGGTGGTATCTCCGTCTGGGCCGGAATCCTGA
- a CDS encoding thioredoxin domain-containing protein: MLLLGKSRFGRRAIAINGAFLLSVLLWQQPAFSAGPSVKPVQTGVAAKVDDQVITLGEIEKALTPQLAKLQDQKFQLMESKLEELIEERLLALEAKRRGITVEELLKAEVTSKVPEVTDAEVTAFMTQNRARLQGEEAELRPKVRDYLRDQKAQTGHHAYLAGLEQRAKVERFLEEPEPIRIPVSAEGAFAQGPKSAPVTIVEFSDFQCPFCSRVVPTLKEMVRLYPRQVRLAFRDFPIVSLHPKAPKAAEAARCAGEQGKFWEYHDRLFESQAQATTADFKRFAEQLKLNPSRFATCLDSGKHAGAVAADIQEGSRLGITGTPTFFINGRLVVGALPLETFQKIIDRELRRSSKSPTP; encoded by the coding sequence ATGCTGTTACTGGGAAAGAGCAGATTTGGACGCCGGGCCATAGCTATCAATGGAGCCTTCCTCTTATCGGTACTTCTGTGGCAGCAGCCCGCGTTTAGCGCCGGACCGTCGGTGAAACCGGTCCAAACGGGAGTAGCTGCGAAGGTCGATGACCAGGTGATTACGCTTGGTGAGATTGAGAAGGCTCTGACCCCGCAGCTTGCCAAGCTGCAAGATCAGAAGTTTCAACTGATGGAGTCGAAGCTGGAAGAGTTGATCGAAGAGCGCCTGCTGGCACTCGAAGCCAAGCGGCGTGGGATCACGGTTGAAGAGCTTTTGAAGGCGGAAGTCACCTCGAAAGTTCCTGAGGTTACCGACGCGGAGGTCACGGCATTCATGACGCAGAACAGGGCGCGTCTTCAGGGAGAGGAAGCTGAGCTTCGTCCCAAGGTCCGCGACTATCTGAGAGACCAGAAGGCGCAGACCGGTCATCACGCCTATTTGGCCGGCCTCGAGCAACGCGCCAAGGTCGAACGCTTCCTGGAAGAGCCAGAACCGATCCGGATCCCGGTGAGTGCGGAAGGAGCTTTTGCTCAAGGTCCCAAGAGTGCGCCGGTCACCATCGTTGAGTTCTCCGACTTTCAGTGTCCGTTCTGCAGTCGGGTCGTCCCGACACTGAAGGAGATGGTGCGACTTTATCCACGGCAGGTACGGTTAGCGTTCCGCGATTTCCCGATCGTCAGCCTTCACCCTAAGGCGCCGAAGGCGGCCGAGGCGGCGCGATGCGCCGGCGAGCAGGGGAAGTTCTGGGAATATCACGACCGCCTCTTTGAGTCTCAGGCTCAGGCGACGACCGCGGACTTCAAACGATTCGCTGAGCAGTTGAAGCTCAATCCCAGCCGCTTCGCTACATGTCTGGACAGCGGAAAGCATGCAGGAGCGGTCGCCGCTGATATCCAGGAGGGTAGTCGTCTCGGCATCACCGGAACCCCGACCTTTTTTATCAACGGACGGCTTGTCGTTGGCGCCCTGCCGTTGGAAACGTTCCAGAAGATCATCGACCGCGAGCTTCGCCGCAGCTCCAAGTCACCGACCCCATAA